CCGCCCCAGCCCGGGGGGTTCTCCAGGACGGCGAAGGTGTTCCCGGCGGGGTCGGCGAGGGCGGCGACGGTGCCGGTGGGGACTTGGAGGGGGCCGGCGAGGATGGTGCCGCCGAGTTGTTCGGCGTCGTGGGTGGCGCGGGTGGTGTCGGGGACGGCGTAGTAGCAGGTCCAGCCGCCTTGGGCGGTGGTCAGGCGGCCGGCCACGGGGCGGGGGTCGTGGTCGTCGGTGTCGTAGAGGGTGAAGTCGGCGTGGGGGTCGCGGACGCGCCAGCCGAGTTGGTCGGCCCAGTAGTCGTCGGTGGTGGTGCCGAGGTGTTCGACCCAGCAGGGTTCGCCGGGGCGGGGTGTGGGTGCCCAGGGGCCGTGCAGGACGCGGCCGGTGTCGACGGCGGCGCGGGGGTCGAGGTCGCGGGGGTGGGTGCCGGCGAAGACGAGGCGGGGGCCGGTGTCGCCGGGGTGGACGCGCAGGGCGAGGCGGTCGCCGACCCAGCCGGTGAAGGCGCCGTCGGGTTCGGGGATGAGGACCCAGCCGAGGAGGGTGGCGTAGAACTCGGCGACGGGTTCGGGGGTGGGGGTGGCGAGTTCGGCGCGGCGCAGGCCGCGCGCGGGGGTGTGGGTTCCGGGCACGGCGGGTGTCCCCTCGGGCGGCGGCGTGGTGGTGGGGCCTGATCGGGTGATCAGGATCGGGCCCCATCCTCCGCACCGGCGAGGTGGGACGACAATGCTCCGTCCGGGGTCTTCGGTTGCTCCGAGAGGACGCGGGTGAGGGGGACGGGGCGGCCGAGGTGGAATCCCTGGCCGACGCGGACGCCGAGTCGGGTGAGGACGTCGACCTGGGCGGGGCGTTCGACCCATTCGGCGACGGCGGAGAGGTTGAGGCCGCGGGCGATTTCGATGATGCCGGAGACGAGGACGGCGTCGACGGAGCGTTCGTCGATGCCGCGCACGAACTCGCCGTCGATCTTGATGCCGGTGATGGGCAGGTGTTTGAGGTGGACGAACGAGCCGAAGCCGGAGCCGAAGTCGTCGAGGGTGATGCGGCAGCCGAAGGCGCGCAGTTGCACGGAGAGGGCGCGGGCGGCGTCGAGGTTGGTCACGGCGGCGGTTTCGGTGATCTCCAGGCCGAGTCTGCCGGGGGCGACGCCGGCGCCGGCGAGGCGGTCGAGGACGAATCCGGCGAAGTCCTCGTCTTCCAGGGTGCGGCCGGAGACGTTGACGTTGAACCTCAGTTCGGGGTCGGGGTGGGCGATCAGGGCGTCGATGGCGGTGGCCATGACCCAGCGGTCGATGTCGAGGATGAGGCCGGAGCGCTCGGCCTCGGGCAGGAACTCGGCGGGGCCGAGCGGGGGTTCGCGGCCGTCGTCGAGGCGCAGGAGCAGTTCGTGGCCGAGGGTGCGGCCGGTGGCCAGTTGCACCATGGGCATGGCGTGCAGTTCGAGGCCGCCGCGGCCGGAGGAGGCGCGGTCGAGGGCGCTGCGCAGCCGGTCCATCACGGAGACGCGTTTGGCGGTGTCGGCGTAGTGGCCGAGTTCGTAGACGGTGACGCGGTTGCGGCCGGCGGCCTTGGAGGCGTAGAGGGCGAGGTCGGCGTTGGCGAGCACGAGTTCCCAGCTGTCGCCGGCGCTGTACTCGGCGACGCCGGTGGACACGGTGATGCGGGAAGCCGCACCGACCAGGGGCAGGGAGGCGACGGCTTCGCGGAGTTCGTCGGCGACGCGGGCGGCGGTGGTGCGGTCGCAGTCGGGCAGGACGACGGCGAACTCGTCGCCGCCGAGGCGGCCGATGAGCTGGCCGGGTTGCAGGCGGGAGCGCAGCGCGGAGGCCAGGGCCCGCATGAGCCGGTCGCCGACGGCGTGGCCGCGCAGGTCGTTGACGTCCTTGAAGTTGTCCAGGTCGAGCAGCAGCATCGCGCCGGAGCCGCCGGTGGCCAGTTGGCGTTCGAGTTCGCGGGTGACGGCGCGTCGGTTGGCCAGGCCGGTGAGGGGGTCCTGTTCGGCCAGGGCGAGCAGTTCGTCGTGGACGCGGCGGGCCTTGGTGATGTCGTGGGCGGTGCCGAGGACGCGCAGGGGGGATCCGTCGGCGTCGAACTCGACCTCGCCGAAGCACTCGAACCAGCGTTCGGTGCTGCGGTCGGCGAGCACCATGCGGTGGGTGTAGGTGAACCCGGCGCCGGAGCGCATCGCCTCCTGGAGGGTGGCCTGGATCATCGGCAGGTCCTGGGGGTGGACCAGTTCGGCGTAGGTGTCGAAGTCCAGTTCGGTGCCGGGTGGGAACCCGAACAGGCCCAGCAGGGTGTCCGACCACACCACGCGGTCCTCGGCGACCAGCCATTCCCAGGTGCCCATGCGGCCCAGGACCTGGGCGCGGCGCAGCGCGTCGGCCTCGTGGGTGGCCTCCATCTCGCGGTCGCGCCAGGCGGTGACGTCGACCACGCGGTAGAGCAGGCGTCCGTCGTCGAGGGGCCGGCAGGTGACCTCCAGCCAGCGGTGTCCGCGTCGGGACGCGCCCGCGGTGAGCAGCGCCAGCCCGGAGCGGGGGCTCTCGGGGGCGCCGGGCAGCAGTGCGGGCAGCGACCGGCCGACCGCCTGTTCCGCGGGTACGCCCAGCACTTCGGCCAGCGCGGGGTTGACCCAGGCCAGCACCCCGCCGGGCCCGGTCACGCCGAACCCCACGTCGGCCCGGTCGAGCACCTCGCGGTGCAGCGTCCCGTCGCCGTTCACGTGCTCCTCCTCGCCGCCCCGGGCGCCATGATGGTGGAGATCACGCGGCGCGGGCAAGCCGGTGGGCGCCGGCGGGTCGTGACCGCGTGGTCCGGACAACTTCCCGGGCGGTCCCGGCGCCACCCCCGCCGTCCCGGTGGTACCTCCCCGCCGGGGGCCCGGCGGGGGTGTGCGCGCGGTGCGGCCGGCGGTTCAGCGCAGCCGCTCCAGCCCGCGCGCGGTGTCGACCAGTTCGTCGGCCAGCCGTCGCAGCTCCGCCCGGGCCGCGCCGTCGGCCGCGGCGGTGGCCACGTCCTCGGCGGCGCAGCGCAGTTGGAACAGCCGGTCCTGCAGGTCGGCCAGCTCCCCCGCCGACAGCACCACCGCGTCCTCGGGCAGTCCCCCGCGCTGCACCGCCGCCCGCCGCTCGTAGGCGCGCTGCCGGCAGGGTTGGGCGCAGTAGCGGCGCGGCCGGCCGATCCGGCCGCCGTCGGGCAGCCGCCGTCCGCACCAGGCGCAGTGCCTGGCCTCGTCCCGGCGGCCCGCGACGGCCTCGGTCACCAGCTCCATGGCGCGCGACGGTATCCCGCTACCCGCCGGTCACCGCAACGCCACGCCGCCAGGGCAGACTCTGCCGCTGTGACGTCGACCCACCCCTACCTGACCGGACCGCGTCCCCGTGCCTACGCCCACCGCGGCTGGCACCTCGACGAGCTGGCCGGCATGGAGAACTCGCTGTCCGCGTTCGCCAGGGCCGCCCGGGAGGGCTACCGCTACCTGGAGACCGACGTCCACGCCACCGCCGACGGCGTCGTGGTGGTCCACCACGACGCGGTGCTCGACCGCACCACCGACGGCACCGGCCCGGTCGCCGCCCAGCCCTGGTCGGCGGTGCGCCGCGCCCGCGTCGGCGGCCGCGAGCCCGTCGCCCGCCTGGAGGACCTGCTCGAGGAGCTGCCCGACGCGCTGCTCAACGTCGACGTCAAGGCCGACGCCGCGGTGGAGCCGGTGCTGGGGGTGCTGCGCCGCGCCGGCGCCCTGCACCGGGTGTGCCTGGCGTCGTTCTCCGACCGGCGCCTGGCCCGCCTGCGCCGCCTGGGCGGGCCGGGCCTGCTCACCTCCATGGGCCCGCGCAACGCCGCGGCGCTGTGGGCGGCCGGGCGCGTGCCCGTCGCGCGCCTGCCGGTGCGCGGCGCCGTCGCCCAGGTCCCGGTGACCCAGGGGCGGCTGCGGGTGGTCGACGGGCGGTTCGTGCGGGCCGCCCACCGGCGCGGCCTGGAGGTCCACGTGTGGACCGTCGACGACCCGGCCGCCATGCGCGCCCTGCTCGACCTCGGTGTGGACGGGCTGGTCACCGACCGCCCCGACCTGCTGCGCGACGTGCTCACCGCCCGCGACGCCTGGACCACCTGACACCGACCCCCCGGCGCCGGCGCCGGCGAAGACCACGCCCGCGGGAACGGAACACAACAGGTTGGTGGTGATCACCACCAACGGGGGAACCACCGGCTACAGTCCGCCCCCATGAGCGTGGCCGACAGCACCACCCGCACCGCCGAGCGCAAGCGCGAACAACGCGGCTGGACCTGGTACGACTGGGCGAACTCGGTGTTCCCCACCTCGGTGGCCCTGGTGTTCCTCTCCGGCTACCTCACCGCCGTGGCCAAGCAGGCCGCCATCGCCGACACCGCCCGCAACGGCACCGCCGCCTGCGCGGAGTCGGCGCTGCGCGACTGCGACATCAGCCTGTTCGGCCTCTACTTCCCCGCCGGGTCCCTGTGGGGCTACCTGCTGTCGGTGGCCACCGTCGTGCAGGTCGTCGTGCTGCCCGTCATGGGCGCGATCGCCGACCGCACCCAGAACAAGCGCCGCATGCTCGCCGTGCTCGCCTTCTCCGGCTCCGTGGCCACGATCGCCCTGGCCCTGGTCTCCGGCGACGACTGGCACCTGGGCGTCGCCCTGTTCATCCTCGGCAACATCTGCTACGGCGCCAGCGTCGTGGTCTACTACGCCTTCCTCCCCGAGATCGCCGACCCCGACGAGCGCGACGCCGTCTCCGCCCGCGGCTGGGCCTTCGGCTACCTCGGCGGCGGCCTCGCCCTGGGCATCCACCTCGCCCTGTTCGTCGGCCACGACGCCCTGGGCCTGTCCGAGTCCGCCGCCGTGCGCATCGCCTTCGTCCTGTCCGGCCTGTGGTGGGCCGGGTTCACCCTCATCCCCCTGGCCCGCCTCAAGCGCCACCAGGCCCCCCACGGCACCGAGACCGGCGCCTCCGTCATCACCGCCGGGTTCGCCGAACTGCGCCAGACCGCCCGCCAGGCCCGCCTGTTCCCCCTCACCCTGGCCTTCCTGGGCACCTACCTCGTCTACACCGACGGCATCGCCACCGTCGCCAACGTCTCCGCCCAGTACGGCCGCGACGAGCTGCGCCTCGACGAGACGGTGCTGATCACCACCATCCTCATCGTCCAGTTCGTCGCCTTCCTCGGCGGCATGCTGCACGGCCGCGTCGCCCGCTCCTGGGGCGCCAAGCGCACCATCATGGCCAGCCTGTGCGTCTGGATCGTCGTCGTCGGCGCCGCGTTCTTCGTCGAGGCCGGCCGGCAGTTCCAGTTCTACGCCCTGGCCGCCGGCATCGGCCTGGTCCTCGGCGGCACCAACGCCCTGTCCCGCTCCCTGTTCAGCCAGATGATCCCGCCCGGCCGCGAAGCCCAGTACTTCTCCCTCTACGAGGTCGGCGAACGCTCCACCTCGTGGCTGGGCCCCCTCGTCTTCGCCGGCGTCGGCCAGGCCACCGGCTCCTTCCGGCTGGCCATCATCAGCCTGGTCGCGTTCTTCGCCATCGGCTTCGTCCTGCTGATCTTCGTGCCCGTCCGCAAGGCCATCACCGCCTCCGGCAACCCCGTCCCCGCCAAGGTCTGACCCCCGTCACCGGTCGCGCGCCGGGACCTCCCGCCGCGCGACCGACCACGGCCGCACCACCACCGCCACCAGCAGCGCGACCACCACCCACGCCCACGCCACCGACACCGCCGACAACCGCCCCGTCACCGCCGACGCCGCGGCCACCGGCACCCCCACCGCCGCCGCCACCCACCACCGCCGCGACGGCACCGGCGCCTCCCCGTGGAACCCCGCCGCCACCGCGGCCGCCGACACCCACACCGGCACCGCGAACACCGCCGGCCACCCCCACGGCTCACCCCGCCACAGCGCCGCCAGCAGCGGCACCGACACCACCGCGGCCGCCACCACCGCCACCGCCCGGCCCACCGCGAAACGCCCGCCCACCACGCACGCGAACGCCGCCACCCACAGCGGGTCCACCCACCACGCCGGCGCCGGCCACCCCCACCACGCCGCCGTCACCCACGACTGGGCCGCCAACACCACCTGCGCCAACAACCCCGCCAACCCCGCCAGCCGCACCCACTCCCCCGCGGGCGTGCGCGCACCCAGCCGCACCCGCACCGCCAGTCCCGCCGTGGCCCACGCCTCGCCCCACCCCGGCCAGCCGTGCTCCAGGTCCAGCCCGTCCACCCGGTCGGCCAGGAACAGCCCGACCATCTCCTCCTCGCGCCCCGCCCGGTACCGGGCGGGCAACAACACCCGCAGCAACGCCCGGTACCGGCGCTCCAACCGCGACCCGCCCCCGCCGCCCGCCACCGCGTCGCCCGCCACCGCGTCGTCCCCGCTCACAGCGCACCCCTCTCCCGCAGCACCGCCGAGGCCGCCCGCACGTTCGCCGACAGCCGCGCCACCTCCGCCGACAACCCCCGCACCCCGGCGTCGGTCAACCGGT
This portion of the Saccharothrix syringae genome encodes:
- a CDS encoding VOC family protein translates to MPGTHTPARGLRRAELATPTPEPVAEFYATLLGWVLIPEPDGAFTGWVGDRLALRVHPGDTGPRLVFAGTHPRDLDPRAAVDTGRVLHGPWAPTPRPGEPCWVEHLGTTTDDYWADQLGWRVRDPHADFTLYDTDDHDPRPVAGRLTTAQGGWTCYYAVPDTTRATHDAEQLGGTILAGPLQVPTGTVAALADPAGNTFAVLENPPGWGGTWAEDH
- a CDS encoding MFS transporter, which encodes MSVADSTTRTAERKREQRGWTWYDWANSVFPTSVALVFLSGYLTAVAKQAAIADTARNGTAACAESALRDCDISLFGLYFPAGSLWGYLLSVATVVQVVVLPVMGAIADRTQNKRRMLAVLAFSGSVATIALALVSGDDWHLGVALFILGNICYGASVVVYYAFLPEIADPDERDAVSARGWAFGYLGGGLALGIHLALFVGHDALGLSESAAVRIAFVLSGLWWAGFTLIPLARLKRHQAPHGTETGASVITAGFAELRQTARQARLFPLTLAFLGTYLVYTDGIATVANVSAQYGRDELRLDETVLITTILIVQFVAFLGGMLHGRVARSWGAKRTIMASLCVWIVVVGAAFFVEAGRQFQFYALAAGIGLVLGGTNALSRSLFSQMIPPGREAQYFSLYEVGERSTSWLGPLVFAGVGQATGSFRLAIISLVAFFAIGFVLLIFVPVRKAITASGNPVPAKV
- a CDS encoding glycerophosphodiester phosphodiesterase gives rise to the protein MTSTHPYLTGPRPRAYAHRGWHLDELAGMENSLSAFARAAREGYRYLETDVHATADGVVVVHHDAVLDRTTDGTGPVAAQPWSAVRRARVGGREPVARLEDLLEELPDALLNVDVKADAAVEPVLGVLRRAGALHRVCLASFSDRRLARLRRLGGPGLLTSMGPRNAAALWAAGRVPVARLPVRGAVAQVPVTQGRLRVVDGRFVRAAHRRGLEVHVWTVDDPAAMRALLDLGVDGLVTDRPDLLRDVLTARDAWTT
- a CDS encoding putative bifunctional diguanylate cyclase/phosphodiesterase — protein: MNGDGTLHREVLDRADVGFGVTGPGGVLAWVNPALAEVLGVPAEQAVGRSLPALLPGAPESPRSGLALLTAGASRRGHRWLEVTCRPLDDGRLLYRVVDVTAWRDREMEATHEADALRRAQVLGRMGTWEWLVAEDRVVWSDTLLGLFGFPPGTELDFDTYAELVHPQDLPMIQATLQEAMRSGAGFTYTHRMVLADRSTERWFECFGEVEFDADGSPLRVLGTAHDITKARRVHDELLALAEQDPLTGLANRRAVTRELERQLATGGSGAMLLLDLDNFKDVNDLRGHAVGDRLMRALASALRSRLQPGQLIGRLGGDEFAVVLPDCDRTTAARVADELREAVASLPLVGAASRITVSTGVAEYSAGDSWELVLANADLALYASKAAGRNRVTVYELGHYADTAKRVSVMDRLRSALDRASSGRGGLELHAMPMVQLATGRTLGHELLLRLDDGREPPLGPAEFLPEAERSGLILDIDRWVMATAIDALIAHPDPELRFNVNVSGRTLEDEDFAGFVLDRLAGAGVAPGRLGLEITETAAVTNLDAARALSVQLRAFGCRITLDDFGSGFGSFVHLKHLPITGIKIDGEFVRGIDERSVDAVLVSGIIEIARGLNLSAVAEWVERPAQVDVLTRLGVRVGQGFHLGRPVPLTRVLSEQPKTPDGALSSHLAGAEDGARS